The Mytilus trossulus isolate FHL-02 chromosome 3, PNRI_Mtr1.1.1.hap1, whole genome shotgun sequence genome contains a region encoding:
- the LOC134711114 gene encoding monocarboxylate transporter 12-like produces the protein MAHVLADGVFFTLGVLYIEFLDEFMEGKDKTAWINSLIPGTLLTVGPITGALTNRFGCRLVCILGAIVVTTGFITSSFATSVYFLYCSFGILTGIGFSGIILSTLVCVGQHFEKRRFFALGIAVSGSGVGTFVFAPVVRILIDEYGWRGAILMESGFILNIVLCGAFFRPVRIKMNNTIDVSAIRNEANHRSSLKDKFDIKDKQIFTIEKNEYEGLQALQEEAATPFDSTDSTWSSCFSRHFDFGLLTNPIFTIFVVSNYFTAFGFNTPYVYLPDRAEEKGMNQVDSAFLLSIIGISNTFGRIIFGWIADQKCVNRLLLYSMSLVICGTANVLNPFNDSKVYLMMYSAVYGMFNGVFVSLNSVILVDLLGPKRLDKALGLLMMFQGCGTLIGPPICGWLYDGTGSYSLPFFFVGGLVIFSGVVLCFIPLYRRSKTNKLSGISGE, from the exons ATGGCGCATGTGCTAGCTGACGGAGTGTTTTTTACACTGGGAgtattatatatagaatttcttGATGAATTTATGGAAGGAAAAGACAAAACTGCTTGGATTAACTCCCTTATTCCAGGAACCTTGCTTACAGTAG GTCCAATTACCGGAGCTCTGACTAATCGATTTGGATGTCGATTAGTGTGTATATTAGGTGCTATTGTTGTTACCACAGGATTTATCACCAGCAGTTTTGCTACAAGTGTGTATTTTTTGTACTGTTCATTTGGAATTCTAACAG GTATTGGATTTAGTGGTATAATCTTATCCACATTAGTATGTGTTGGACAACATTTtgaaaagagacgattttttgCACTTGGTATAGCTGTTAGTGGTTCAGGGGTAGGGACTTTTGTATTTGCTCCAGTTGTGCGTATTCTGATAGACGAATATGGTTGGAGAGGTGCTATTCTAATGGAATCAGGGTTCATACTAAACATAGTTTTGTGTGGAGCTTTCTTTCGACCGGTTAGAATTAAGATGAATAATACGATTGATGTGTCAGCAATCAGGAACGAAGCAAATCATCGATCAAGTTTAAAAGATAAATTCGACAtaaaagataagcaaatatttacgATTGAGAAAAATGAGTATGAAGGGTTACAAGCATTACAGGAAGAAGCAGCTACACCATTTGACTCTACTGACAGTACATGGTCCAGCTGCTTCTCTCGACATTTTGACTTTGGTTTATTAACAAACCCGATATTTACCATATTTGTTGTGTCGAATTACTTCACAGCCTTTGGATTTAATACTCCATATGTGTATTTACCGGACAGGGCTGAGGAAAAAGGTATGAACCAGGTTGACAGTGCATTTCTACTTTCAATTATTGgcatttcaaatacatttggaCGTATTATTTTTGGATGGATAGCAGATCAAAAGTGTGTAAATCGGCTTTTGCTTTACAGCATGTCGCTGGTTATTTGTGGAACTGCTAACGTGTTGAATCCATTCAATGATAGTAAAGTATATCTAATGATGTACTCAGCTGTTTATGGAATGTTTAAtg GTGTATTTGTAAGTTTGAATTCTGTGATACTGGTTGACCTCCTGGGGCCAAAACGTTTAGACAAAGCATTGGGACTACTTATGATGTTCCAGGGATGTGGTACACTCATAGGTCCACCTATATGTG GTTGGCTATATGATGGCACCGGTAGTTACAGCCTTCCTTTCTTTTTTGTTGGTGGTCTGGTTATATTTAGTGGAGTCGTGCTATGTTTTATACCTCTTTACAGaagaagtaaaacaaataaactatCTGGAATAAGCGGAGAATAA